GTCGACCTATATGATATATAATGTAGTGACCTTGAGAATGATATGGAAACACAAAAATGTATGGGACAATAATTTCCAACTTTTAATCCAAAGACCAAGGCAAATATGGTCGATTTTGAGACGGGGTTGCGGTTTACTGATAAGAAAGAGTTCATTGATGCGGTGcaaaattataaaattttaaatGGCTATGCAATAAAGACATATAAGAGTGATAAGAATAGGATTGGAGCTCATTGTACTGGCAAATGGTGTAAATGGAGAGTATGGGCATCATGGAAATGTGGAGAGAAAACTTTTCAGATCAAATCAGTCCCTTCCCCTCATACTTGTTTACCatttgattttaatgaaaagTCGAGATTAGTAACTTCAAGGTGGCTGTGCAAACGGTACTTCGAAAAGTTACGAGTTTGTCCAAGTTGGAAATTAAAAGAGTTTAGAGATTATGTTAAAGCGGATATTAACATCGAACCAACTATGACATTATGTATGCGTGCAAAACAAGAAGCTTTAAACTTGATTGTTGGCGATTACAAAGAACAATTTGGAAAGCTTAGAGACTACGCATTTGAATTATTGAGAACCAATAAAGGGAGTACCTTCAAAATTGAGACGGACAAAGCTACCCCTGATGGGCCTTCAGTTTTCAATGGGATATATGTGTGTTTAGATAGTTTAAAGAAGGACATGTTGGAATCTTATCGGAAAGTTATCTGTGTTGATGGCTGCATTCTAAAAGGGACATGGAATGGTCAAATTTTGGTGGCTGTTGGAAGAGATGCCAACAATCAGATGTATCCATTTGCTTGAGCAGTCGTTCATCGGGAGAACTATGATCGATGGAATTGGTTTTTGAAACTTCTCATTGACGATCTAAATCTCTGTGATGGTAAAGGATGGACAATCATATCTGACCAACAAAAGGTATATACAGTTTTTTTTGAAACTTTGTTTGGGTAGtcattttaattaatttcttaactTAGATTATAATCTAAATATTACTCATGTTTAAGTGATACTATATTTTTTTCTCTAGGGATTGGTGGAGTGCGTAAGAAGCCTTTTAAAAGAAGCTCAGCATAGACTATGTGCTAGACATGTATACgcaaatttgagaaaaaaatgaTAGGGTAATTTGTATAAGAAGATTTTCTGGGCAATTGCCAAATCGTCCACAAAAAATCAATTTGATAACAATATTAAGGAAATGAGAGAGCTTAATATAGAGGCGCACCAATTCCACGTAGACAAGAATCCCACAAAATGGTGTAGGTTTTTTTAAGCCTGATGCTCAGTGTGATAGCGTCGACAACAATATGGCAGAAGTTTTTAACGGTGTCTTGTTAGAGGCAAGGTACAAACCAATCATAGATATGTTAGAAGATATAAGGGAGACAATAATGATAAGAGTAAAAACAAGGAGAGCACTTGGAGAGAAAATGCAAGGTAAGGTGTGTCCTAGAATACAGAGTAAGATATAATCTTTAAAGGAAACTTTTGGAGGATGGAAAGCAATTTCTAATGGTAATGGGAGATATAGTGTCAAGCTTGGAAATGATGGTTATGTGGTAAATATCTTACAAAAGCATTGTGAATGCAACATATGGGATTTGACTGGAATACCTTGTATCCACGTTATTGCCGCTTTAATAAAAGAAGCCTGAATCAATCCTGAGGATTATGTGAGTGATTATTACAGTGTAGCATCATATATTAAAGCATACTCCTATCCAATTGAGCCTTTAAATGGTATGAACATGTGGTTACCTAGTGAAGGAGATGTAATTTTGGCTCCCgagttcaagaagaagaagaagagagggaaacaacaacataaaagaagaagggaagaagGCGAAACTAGTAGCAAGTATGGGAGTGTAACCAAATTTGGTAGAAAAGTGAGATGTAGTAAATGTGGTGATTATGGTCACAACAAACAAACATGTGGAAAGTGAAAAAATCGGGTGagcatttttttctttcttttttaaagtTTGTATGTGAAATATATATACGACACTGATTTTGATAtttaaaaccgacttacaaaTTGATGCAGGAGGAGTGATATGCCCGTGTTGATAAGAGGCTAATTAGGTTATATTGAAACAATTGCTTACCTTGGCACAACTCTTCATCTTTTCTTATCCTTGGAGCGGTGTTGGTCGATGCAATCCTCAAAGTAGTTTTCATTAGccaaatcgagaaaaactctgtAAACACATGAATAAGGCAGTCGTATGATGTTTTATGTGTAAATATTGAACTGAGATCTTTGAGATGCTTATCTTATTATCTGATTGTGGAGATTAGTACTTGAATTATTGATCCTTATAAAATTTCGGATCGTAAgttcaatcaatttaattaagtTTTGCAAAGTGGAGATGGAGGCTGAGTGTATCACATAGTTTTGAACAAAAATATTCTTCTTGTTGCTAATTCCTTATTGTATTGCTCTACGCTACGCTGCCATGACTTGGTTTTTCACCTATCAAATGGTTTAGGTTTGTCAAAGTTGGACAATATATATCTAATTTAAAACAGGTAACTATTACCGTCGTAATTTTTGTTGAAACATGCGTAAGAATAAGAGGAATAAGAAAGGATCAACTTTTTGGTCCCCGAGGTAGGTACAATGCTGAAATCTCGACGCAACCACAAAGCAGGGTAGCATCTACAGTACAGTACGAACTACATGGACGGACTCTAGTCTACCGTAACAAGGAATTGAAACATTTGCAAGGCTATAGCAACTGTcgagcttcaaaattttcaatgtACATGAAATATAGCCCAAAGAGAAGTTTTGGTTCCAACTAAAATAATTAACAGGAAGGAGACTTTGATGGcggtacaaaaaaaaaaagaatcgtgGTGTGAAAGGAGTTCTTAAAGATTCTACTATATAAAAATCTAAAGACTAATGCGATAAGTAACCGGCTATTACAGGTAATGGAAGTAAGAAATTGGCAATTAGGAAAGGTATGTATATTCTACAAtggcattaatatatttttttttacaatGGCAATAATAGAAAAAACTAAGTTTTATGATGGCATTGTATGCATTTAACtccacgtttaatttctgtatgcattgttgtttatttttataaaaatcaaaaatctcataaaaatagaaaaaattcaaaaatttcacgtttacttttgcatataagTTGAGTCGAACgaagatttcaatgatgaaattgcactatgaTTTGTCACTTTgtttaagccttgcataaattaaaatctttagctttgtcattttgcatatctaagagtttatgttaaaatttagctgaacgaatagacttgacctgagattttggcaacctacttataatttctaagatttagagccttattaactggtgtcatttgtgaccggtttcatgtaggattgtgagtagtatactccttgcatatcatgtttattaatttgcacgtatatgaaattcgattgttttttgcctacatacatttgggttaatggttggtgtcacatgcaaggaggtgcttatattcccttttcttccattttacccattaaactccacatttagccaaatttgccttttaacccttaactacatccaaatttagctttgccttgtcaagctagttagtgtatgtttttttcgtctataatttattgtgccaagtttggtttgtattgtattatcgggagttggtaatttatggaagAAGGAGGATGATATGATgaaaaagttaaaagtgaaaaaaagaaattcaaaaaaaaaagagaaaaaaaataacagaaaaaccgtagaagaaaaaaagaaagaagagaaaagaaaaaaaaggaagtttGTTTGTAGACGGTTTTTACTCCTATactttatttatatcttatgaggagtatgttttggttgagtgagttttttgtgccaaaataaagGCACTTGTGCTTAATTTCGAGATGGATTAAGAATCGGATGTTGTAACTTGGTTTGATTAGGTTACTAGCTTGGATATTAACCTCACATTCCCaaattgttttgccccttcttacccattacctcactttcccatatttttgtaagccctcggctgtgacaggacatTGATTgtttggaatgtatgtgcacggtagttagaattgtctatcatgttagttgcatgcatgtttatgtaggtcgtagtttaggtgagcgactatatttctgtctctcttacactcatatgcttaccctttgcttcatgagataagagtgacctgtgagagtccatcatcaaaggtcttgcaaggtcgacagttcagctttattataaacatcttataactcgtttgaatttgacatttttgctataagtattagtgcttgcattaaatcggtttaaatGGACAATTTGTAGCTTGCTCTGAGTGTTCTTTTCCGTTACATTGGTTtcgcatatagtttgcttggggacaagcaaaggtttggtttggtgaAGTTTGATGCGTGAATTTCATATAGACTTATTctaccatatttgcacgcatctttatgcatatttagtagtgtttagctacaaatgtcccccgaattgtctaatttggtttctcttgtcttatttgcaggaatgaaccaaagagaacggaatcaagcttaatacatggcCCTATTCATCcatttaggatatgagttgagtcggagcttggaaactactaattattATGCGTATAGAAGTaggatagctaggcgagcaaaggaagaactttaaaTTACTATTGCTTATTTTGAagggccatatctcgagttctacaactcattttcaggtgattctaattgtagATGAAagattgtcctcttagctttccaacgccactggaaatgCTCTGTTTGCTTAAGTAATGAAGAAatgcagccgtttgaagttcagtgcacgaagcaggaattgtgcgttggaaagtactcgatcgagtactattgtaatactccgtattttaataataaattgtgaagataatttatgtaatttactaattaattaaaagacatttctaatagtaattataataagatgttaattacataataaattaataatgcaagtcgggaattgggtttagctaatatttagcattgggccgtgtgccattgttgttTGGACCGAAATCTATTAAGTTGGTACGGGTgtaatcgggaattaataataaataatatgggaataatattatataaaggtaattataattatgataataataataataaaagagtaaatattatatgaggaaattatggttgtgataggattaatagtatatgataaataataatgatttaattataatgacaattcctactactaattagaataaggaaagttacatggtttcctaattggcctcgtattctctaaatcttacactataaataccacctcaaatctgagaaaataattcacaaattaaaaagaacaagctttaggagacggaagaggaaggaattaacataaaccaATTAATCAGCTCGAggtaattatccgtcttaaatcaatTTATATTCGTTTCATGTGAGCATCTTTAAGACAACCGTATGACTTGTATGAACCGCCATAGGACACGAGATTTGAACCTAGAGCGACCTTGCACTGCAAATTTTCTGACTTGACCatagttgaccgtcgttgaccttgttacggtggtgtttagggcggctaaaggtggctggtcaggaggggttatacgggttggttgtgggtgattggaatgggtaattgaacccctaattggcTATGTCGTGACCTGGATATAGAGGGGTTGTGTTGGGGTGGTTGAGTCGACCActttggtggtggtggtatggTGGCAGGTGGTGGTTTGCGGCGGTGGTGGCAAAACGGGGAGAAGGACGTGTTAGGCAGGCGCGGTTTTCGAGGGGTTTTAGGGGTTGTTGGTGGTCCGGGTAGGGTGGTTTTACGGTGGTATTTGTCGAGGGAGGATAGGGGAGTTGATTGGgggttgtaggtggcggtgaaggtggtgttaggtggtggttTTGGGACGGGTTTGATGGGGTGTCGGGTGGTGTTGCGGTTGGTGTCGTGTGATAGGGCGTGggtttgtgggttgttggtggtggtttagctGGTGGTTAAAGGCGAGTTGGATGCGTGGGGTTGCAGGCTAGGGGTGTCGAGGttgggtggtggctgtggtggcttgtggtgtcgggtttggtgggttttaagagaggtgttggccatggtttataaaccgtgttagggtggtgtgtgtttgtttttgtgacgggttttaattatttaattagctcgggtgagtcgggttcgtagttaaatcgggtttttagttatcataagcctttaataattataataaataattaatttgaataattaaataaaaggactaaataaataaataaagttagtaattataattgttgtaattgttattattatataggtgacggaaattgtgaagaattataatcggattggatttgctttatttatttggattgcgtaattggaattgcttgccaggtagggataatcctactcaactcgacttttaattatctatgtttgatATGGTGGATTATTtacgttaaagtgaattgatcgtatgtgaattttGTTGGTTGAtgtaatcgtaattgttggaagggagatttatattgtatatgttggttgataatatcgtaatggttggaagggtgacttatgttgatttgtgtcggttatattgataaggtgaattgaattgttatcgttgattggaATGTGGTTATTATAAAAAGCTGcgcgacagtcagttgtacgttgttgagggagtttgtacactggggtgatggtaatatgtacgttgtgagggaggggtactattacatattgtggtacgttgttaagggaggggtaccaaagtaatgtgagcacgttgttaagggagttgtgctaagtaaaggaaaggagcacgttgtcagggggttgtgcaatgaaagtgaattgaattggattgataattgtatgttcttgttgtttagttttatttctactcaacctcgcggttgaccgtgtattcgtgaacacctgcggtgaaccgttttatggggagcagatttgacaggtaccaaagatgagctgacttgggagcttatgggaatgcgtgaggacttggacaacctacctagaagtttagaccacatagaatgttttatcactttatttatttccgctgcgagttgtaattattttatattaggtTTTAGTcgattaatttgtaataaacatgtaatcgttaaagttttaatttaaagtactttggtgagttggactttgttattcactacctcgggaaaccgagatggtaacagtcctatttatttgggaatgtctagctaaaggctccttaataaatgggggtgttacaaagtggtatcagagcaaaacgatcctcaggcctaaccaataaacctaataatgaacttaggatgtgtctaaataaaatgaaccccgggtagaaactgttaggagcccctcttagtactgttaggaaagcgcgcctaatttgtaccttggcccttccagttttgaaccgggtacCTTGAGAGACATttcagtgtggggtaatttaaaatgaatatagtatatttcctttaggaatttgtttgtcttgtttgaatGACTGTTTTTGTTAATGATTGTGGATGATTTCTTTTAAGTATTGTTATGAGCATGTTGATATGGGGaaggtatgttggcatgtatgtgggaggtgtgagtatgattaatatgtgaagtgtTGAAGAAATTGCGtaaaattgtgaagaatgcgattttggttgatttctcgaaattttaccccTGATTGTTTTAGCTGTCATTTACTGCCTGTTTAAAGTCCGTGTATgatatttttatgtgtgatacccttgtgagttagctttcatatgccactggtctcatgttcaaataatatacggtttaggagaaataaatattttagtggacagtagtcgaaatgttcctgtacagtgacgttttcgcgccatgtttttgtaaaatttgtcatttaaaaactaaaaaactatttgttataattccaacgcCGCTGTTTAgtagactcatgtatgtttctaaattggtaagccaagttttaagaaaatattttgacgATTTATGGTGagttttacaagttgacctaagtttctgacaagttgctgtaaaatttctgtttcgaccaagtaacttgtaaaatgcattataaattagtCATTTGGAGTTTTGATCTGATTCTTTTCTCATGGTTCATATACTTTCTATATTTTGATGTTATCAACTATGTGGAGTAGAAtaatatgtctagtgatatgcggaacgtgttgccctaagccaATTATGCCTTTATGTTTAAGTTAATTGATGTTGATAGAGATTTAAAATGAATGATTGAAACTAAAATGAACAAATAATAAATCAATGGTGAAGGAAGGGTGGGTAGTACCTCAATAGACTAGATGACCGTCATACCAAACCAATAGTTAACATATTTATAGCATCTCCATGCATACCAAGCAAGCATCTAGTACCCATATGCATTCCATATAACACAACACTAGCATATGAATTCCGTAACCTAACTTGATTCCCTTATATTTCTTAGGATGGATCCTTATTTGCACCCAGAGAACATATTCATGTACCCAAACTCAGATTTGAACGAGCATTGCAAAGCCTTGGAATCTCAAATGGATGTTTATGGAGCTTTAGTAGATTCGAAGTACCTAAGTGACACTCATCTTAGAGCCTATACTTTGGTTAACACGTTACCTTTCTCTGGACCTTTAGGGAAAGTAAGAGAAGATTACATGACTGAGTATGATAACTACAGGATGCATGAGAATTATAGTCATTATTATGGACCTATCTATCCTTTACATCTCATCTATGATGTCGTTTTAGCCAGATTAAGATACCTAGTATATGTATGTTGGGCTGATAACCATAGTATCAACCGTGGAcctgaacaatttgatcatgccATTGGGAGTAGTGATGAAGAGGGGGAGTCCTGTATGTTCCTTGGGGAAAAGGAGAGTGACGCTTGTGAGGTGATAGAGATtagcgatgatgatgatgaggaggaggaggaagaggtggATATTATGTGGACTGGACcttatgatgatgataatgatagacTTCAACCTCGACAGCAGAGAGCCTCAGACTATGAGATGGAAGATGATGTGATTTTTGTTGAACAAAAGTATACACCTGATCCTAAACCTAGGAAGCACAAATGGGCTCGTCTTGGGAATAGACTTAGAAGGGTCATTTGAATTAAGAAAAGTAACTAAACACTTATGCTTAGCTTTTGTGATAGTGTAATATTtatttggcaatgtattcgccagGAGTTTAAAAAAAGTTAGTTTAGGTTGTGGTTTTGCTACTCAGAAGTAAATCAAATATTTTGTTTTCTATTCAGTTAACCATTAATTAGTGTTGGAAATAAAAGTTGTTTtatattacaatgtgtgtttcatgATTTATATTATAATAATGATTTGGTGGTTCCATTTGTTTGATatttcgaacttcgaggacgaagttaaattttagggggaaggaatgtaatactacgaatgttttgagttattgttgtgatatattgtgatgcaatttggtatggatgataatcgtaaatggatgatgGTGTTGAATGATAATGTTGGATGATGggagttgtgggcgaacttcgggacgaagttcattttaagggggaagactgtaatactccgtattttaataataaattgtgaagataatttatgtaatttactaattaattaaaagacatttctaatagtaattataataagatgttaattacataataaattaataatgcaagtcgggaattgggtttagctaatatttagcattgggccgtgtgccattgttgttTGGACCGAAATCTATTAAGTTGGTACGGGTgtaatcgggaattaataataaataatatgggaataatattatataaaggtaattataattatgataataataataaaatagtaaatattatatgaggaaattatggttgtgataggattaatagtatatgataaataataatgatttaattataatgacaattcctactactaattagaataaggaaagttacgtggtttcctaattggcctcgtattctctaaatcttacactataaataccacctcaaatctgagaaaataattcacaaattaaaaagaacaagctttaggagacggaagaggaaggaattaacataaaccaATTAATCAGCTCGAggtaattatccgtcttaaatcaatTTATATTCGTTTCATGTGAGCATCTTTAAGACAACCGTATGACTTGTATGGACCGCCATAGGACACGAGATTTGAACCTAGAGCGACCTTGCACTGCAAATTTTCTGACTTGACCatagttgaccgtcgttgaccttgttacggtggtgtttagggcggctaaaggtggctggtcaggaggggttatacgggttggttgtgggtgattggaatgggtaattgaacccctaattggcTATGTCGTGACCTGGATATAGAGGGGTTGTGTTGGGGTGGTTGAGTCGACCActttggtggtggtggtatggTGGCAGGTGGTGGTTTGCGGCGGTGGTGGCAAAAACAGGGGAGAAGGACGTGTTCTGGGCCGGCGGTTTTCGAGGGGGTTTTAGGGGTTGTTGGTGGTCTGGGTAGGGTGGTTTCTGGGTGGTATTTGTCGAGGGAGGATAGGGGAGTTGATTGGgggttgtaggtggcggtgaaggtggtgttaggtggtggttTTGGGACGGGTTTGATGGGGTGTCGGGTGGTGTTGCGGTTGGTGTCGTGTGATAGGGCGTGggtttgtgggttgttggtggtggtttagctGGTGGTTAAAGGCGAGTTGGATGCGTGGGGTTGCAGGCTAGGGGTGTCGAGGttgggtggtggctgtggtggcttgtggtgtcgggtttggtgggttttaagagaggtgttggccatggtttataaaccgtgttagggtggtgtgtgtttgtttttgtgacgagttttaattatttaattagctcgggtgagtcgggttcgtagttaaatcgggtttttagttatcataagcctttaataattataataattaattaatttgaataattaaataaaaggactaaataaataaataaagttagtaattataattgttgtaattgttattattatataggtgacggaaattgtgaagaattataatcggattggatttgctttatttatttggattgcgtaattggaattgcttgccaggtagggataatcctactcaactcgacttttaattatctatgtttgatATGGTGGATTATTtacgttaaagtgaattgatcgtatgtgaattttGTTGGTTGAtgtaatcgtaattgttggaagggagattcatattgtatatgttggttgataatatcgtaatggttggaagggtgacttatgttgatttgtgtcggttatattgataaggtgaattgaattgttatcgttgattggaATGTGGTTATTATAAAAAGCTGcgcgacagtcagttgtacgttgttgagggagtttgtacactggggtgatggtaatatgtacgttgtgagggaggggtactattacatattgtggtacgttgttaagggagaggtaccaaagtaatgtgagcacgttgttaagggagttgtgctaagtaaaggaaaggagcacgttgtcagggggttgtgcaatgaaagtgaattgaattggattgataattgtatgttcttgttgtttagttttatttctactcaacctcgcggttgaccgtgtattcgtgaacacctgcggtgaaccgtttttatggggagcagatttgacagtaCCAAAGATGAGccgacttgggagcttatgggaatgcgtgaggacttggacaacctacctagaagtttagaccacatagaatgttttatcactttatttatttccgctgcgagttgtaattattttatattaggtTTTAGTcgattaatttgtaataaacatgtaatcgttaaagttttaatttaaagtactttggtgagttggactttgttattcactacctcgggaaaccgagatggtaacagtcctatttatttgggaatgtctagctaaaggctccttaataaatgggggtgttacaactatcTTGTTCGAttgagtcctttttctactcgatcatatgatgcctttttgatagtgttcgatcgagtacctaaagtcctcgatcgagaggttttagcttggattttttcaatcgagtgatataaagttgttcgatcgagtgactagcatatatactcgggatttttattcaATGTTAGGTACCACCTTGGTCCTTACCCACTGCCGTCATAATGCTATCATAGACCATTTTTTGCTCATCTGTCAAGCGGGAAGGAGTTTGGTGTGCTCTTCTGCTAAAGATTTCTTGTCATAGCATAGCTCTTCTGCCATTAGCCTGTTACCATTATCTCTTGTGAGAACTTCGTCTGGCACAACCATGGAAGGGAACTTCTTGAGACTGCtacctgataccgtcgtttagtaccaaaaataaatacctaaaacaactaacataagctagtggaagtagggtcgatctccacaaggaggcggtcactatctacttgttaattctagtctgtctacgATCACGATTTCGGGGTTTGAGTAtgaataaaataaactaataaaagtaaggattgagagaaaataagagagagagagagagagagagagagagagagagagagagagagagagagagagagagagagagagagagagagagagagagagagagagagagagagagagagagagatatgccaggatgtcgggttatcatgatagatgcacaagtcagctaaaggtaggtcagtcgatctaatgtgtgaagggtaaaggaaaggtccttccggtcagctatccgccctaaaataaaactagcttagcttccgccctcactagtgtagtctattgcccataacaggtctattcattccaatcttctgatctaCGTCTAAACTTAAACAAATTAACTAGtttagttgcatgcattcaaccaaacgattataattaaattgttaatgcAACAATTCTCACAATAAATCTACTAACTAACTATCGCATCATCGCTACactaccatgactcccctaatcctagcattaaggaATTAGCTAAGCATAACATTCAATAAAGTAAAAGAGAAGGATgaagcaagaacaaacataatgaaaGATATAAGGAAGAGAAATAACATAAAAGAGAGAAAGGGAGTTACAAAGAATAAGATTCGGGAGGAAGAGCAAATAACATCTGAACAATGCTTAATGAATGATTCCCAAACCTAATcacgtctctcctatttataggagagacaattattaaacctaaGATATTAA
This sequence is a window from Silene latifolia isolate original U9 population chromosome 8, ASM4854445v1, whole genome shotgun sequence. Protein-coding genes within it:
- the LOC141595043 gene encoding uncharacterized protein LOC141595043 encodes the protein MVDFETGLRFTDKKEFIDAVQNYKILNGYAIKTYKSDKNRIGAHCTGKWCKWRVWASWKCGEKTFQIKSVPSPHTCLPFDFNEKSRLVTSRWLCKRYFEKLRVCPSWKLKEFRDYVKADINIEPTMTLCMRAKQEALNLIVGDYKEQFGKLRDYAFELLRTNKGSTFKIETDKATPDGPSVFNGIYVCLDSLKKDMLESYRKVICVDGCILKGTWNGQILVAVGRDANNQMYPFA